The nucleotide window TAGAACGAGTAGCGGCGAGTTTTGCGATCATTAAAAAATATTCATCCCAACTCGGTCTTTGTTCTTCTAAATTAGTCATGATGCTATCCTAAAATTAGCCCTTAAGTGCATCTTACTATGATTAGCGATCCTTTTACTTTACCCTCTCCCCTCAACCTGAAAATAGAGTTAACTGAGGAACAATTTTTTCAACTTTGTCGGGATAATGATGATTTGAGATTTGAAAAGACATCTAACGGGAGATTAATTATTATGTCACCGACAGGAAGTGATACCAGCGATCGTAATGCTGAGTTAACCTATCAATTAAGAGCGTGGAATCGTCAGAATAAGCTAGGGAAAACTTTTGATTCTTCTGGGGGTTTTAGACTTCCTAATGGTGCAGATCGTTCTCCGGATGCGTCTTGGATAAAATTAGAACGATGGAATCGTTTAACTCCAACAGAACAAGAAAAATTTGCGCCGATATGTCCTGATTTTGTGGTTGAGTTAATGTCACCTTCTGACTCTTTAAAAGAAACTAGAGATAAGATGAGGGAATATAGGGAAAATGGAGCTAGATTAGGATGGTTAATTAATCGGAAGAATCAGCAAGTAGAAATCTATCGTCCTGATCAAGAAGTAGAAATTTTAAATCAACCGACGAGTTTATCCGGAGAAGATGTTTTACCGGGATTTGTGTTAGATTTATCGGAAATTTTGTAATTATTGTTGATTTTTAGCTGAAAACTTGCTTTACCTACACAAAATTAAAATTTTTTCCGTTACTAAGTTAACATTCATCACTCTATAGTGAACTGATATGATAGTTTTGAGTCAATCTCATCAATAGAAATGTCCTGGATCTCAGAGCAGACACTTTCTATCATTTTTAGTTGGCTTTGCGAGAGGATATTTACTCCTAAGTCTCGCTAGATTAACACGGCTTGAAAATTATAGAGGTTAACATGATGATTCCCTTCACCCGAATTGAGTGGTTTAGCAGTATGGGAATTAGCTTACTCAGTTTTAGTTTGGGGGCTTTGATAGGTGTCACATCTCCCGTTAACGCCCAATCGTCTTCTAACTGTTTTATGGAGACTGAAACAGGACAGAGAATAGACTTATCGTCTATTTGTGGTAAAAAAGTCATTGCTCCTCCCCAGTCTAACAGCAGGGAAATCAAAGCGCAAGGAAGTGCCCATAGACTGAGTCTGATGAGGGCAAATATTCCTGGGCAGTAT belongs to Gloeothece citriformis PCC 7424 and includes:
- a CDS encoding Uma2 family endonuclease, which encodes MISDPFTLPSPLNLKIELTEEQFFQLCRDNDDLRFEKTSNGRLIIMSPTGSDTSDRNAELTYQLRAWNRQNKLGKTFDSSGGFRLPNGADRSPDASWIKLERWNRLTPTEQEKFAPICPDFVVELMSPSDSLKETRDKMREYRENGARLGWLINRKNQQVEIYRPDQEVEILNQPTSLSGEDVLPGFVLDLSEIL